A window of Lacibacter sediminis contains these coding sequences:
- a CDS encoding IlvD/Edd family dehydratase has translation MSTHLRSHDWFGKKNKDGIIYRSWMKNQGMPTDMFDGRPVIGICNTFSELTPCNAHFRDHAEAVKRGVLEAGGFPLEFPIMSLGETLLKPTAMLFRNLAAMDAEESIRGNPIDGVVLLTGCDKTTPSTVMGAASVGLPTIVVPGGPMLNGRYKGQTIGSGTHVWKFDEDMKTGKMSQEEVEYAESCMSRSIGHCMTMGTASTMAVMVESLGLTLSGASAIPAADSRKKVMAQLSGRRIVEMVKENLTIDKILTREAFENSIKVNAAVGGSSNFIIHLTAIAGRIGVELNLEDFDTLGSKIPLLLNLMPSGSYLMEDFYYAGGLPVILNELKKELHQNVITVTGKNHHENIAGNTECYNEDVIAKYEAPIKPEAGCVVVKGNLATNGAVIKPSAATPALMKHTGRAVVFESIEDYNARIDDPELDIDETCVMVLKYVGPVGYPGMPEVGNMALPKKILEKGIKDMVRISDGRMSGTAYGTAVLHVSPESAIGGALALVQNGDMIELDVEKRLLQLHVSDEELAIRKEAWLAPKPAATRGYVSMYIKHVMGADKGADLDFLQGSSGSVVTRDSH, from the coding sequence ATGAGTACACATTTAAGAAGTCACGATTGGTTTGGTAAAAAAAATAAAGACGGGATCATTTACCGCAGCTGGATGAAAAACCAGGGAATGCCTACCGATATGTTTGATGGCCGGCCGGTGATCGGTATTTGCAATACGTTCAGTGAACTCACACCTTGCAATGCACATTTTCGGGATCATGCAGAAGCTGTAAAACGTGGTGTGTTGGAAGCAGGCGGATTTCCGTTGGAGTTTCCAATCATGAGTTTGGGCGAAACATTGTTGAAACCAACAGCCATGTTATTTCGCAATCTGGCTGCCATGGATGCAGAAGAAAGTATTCGAGGCAATCCGATCGATGGCGTAGTGTTATTAACGGGTTGTGATAAAACAACACCATCAACAGTGATGGGCGCAGCGAGTGTGGGATTACCAACCATTGTTGTCCCAGGTGGACCAATGCTGAATGGACGTTATAAAGGACAAACCATCGGCAGTGGTACACATGTGTGGAAGTTTGATGAAGACATGAAGACGGGTAAAATGAGTCAGGAAGAAGTTGAATATGCAGAGAGTTGCATGAGCCGTAGTATTGGTCATTGTATGACCATGGGTACTGCAAGCACGATGGCGGTAATGGTTGAATCGTTAGGGTTAACATTGAGCGGTGCGTCAGCAATACCTGCAGCTGACAGCAGAAAAAAAGTAATGGCACAATTGAGTGGACGACGAATTGTGGAAATGGTGAAAGAAAATTTAACGATCGATAAAATATTAACGAGAGAAGCATTTGAAAACTCGATTAAGGTAAATGCTGCGGTTGGTGGTTCATCAAATTTTATTATTCATCTCACAGCTATTGCAGGAAGAATTGGTGTTGAATTAAACCTGGAAGATTTCGATACACTTGGCAGCAAGATTCCTTTGCTGTTAAACCTGATGCCTTCAGGATCTTACTTGATGGAAGATTTTTATTATGCAGGCGGGTTGCCGGTTATCTTAAATGAATTGAAAAAGGAACTGCATCAAAATGTGATCACTGTTACAGGAAAAAATCATCACGAAAACATCGCTGGAAATACAGAGTGTTACAACGAAGATGTCATTGCAAAATATGAAGCGCCTATAAAACCGGAAGCAGGTTGTGTTGTGGTAAAAGGGAACCTCGCAACAAACGGTGCGGTCATTAAACCATCAGCAGCTACGCCTGCATTAATGAAACATACCGGTCGTGCAGTGGTATTTGAAAGTATTGAAGATTACAATGCACGCATTGATGATCCGGAATTGGATATTGATGAAACCTGTGTAATGGTATTGAAATATGTTGGTCCTGTCGGTTACCCGGGCATGCCCGAAGTTGGCAACATGGCCTTGCCGAAAAAAATATTAGAGAAAGGAATTAAAGATATGGTGCGCATTAGCGATGGCCGCATGAGTGGCACTGCTTATGGCACTGCGGTATTGCATGTATCACCTGAAAGTGCAATTGGAGGTGCATTGGCATTGGTACAGAATGGCGATATGATTGAACTTGATGTCGAAAAAAGATTATTGCAATTGCATGTAAGCGATGAAGAGTTGGCCATACGAAAAGAAGCATGGCTGGCACCAAAACCTGCAGCTACCCGTGGTTATGTAAGTATGTATATTAAACATGTGATGGGCGCTGACAAAGGTGCTGATCTTGATTTTTTACAGGGCAGTTCGGGGAGTGTGGTAACGAGAGATTCGCATTGA
- a CDS encoding fumarylacetoacetate hydrolase family protein: MKLFKTKAGVVIEQADQFFLVADTSWNEFINNDNVFENAKALTSTLAAGDKTLINEVLPPMGSEQELWACGVTYYRSMVGRQEESKAAGGADFYSKVYEAERPECFFKSSFHRVVGHKDFVRIRKDSTWDVPEPELTLVVTSSGKIIGYTVGNDMSSRSIEGENPLYLPQAKTYDGCAAVGPCVYITNEHLSPETTIHLSIKRNAAVVFEGTIAISQMKRTPQELVSFIYRESSFPHGCLIMTGTGIVPGSDFTLQSADEIKISIEGIGDLVNTVK, from the coding sequence ATGAAATTATTCAAGACCAAAGCAGGCGTTGTTATTGAACAGGCCGATCAGTTTTTTTTAGTTGCAGATACAAGTTGGAATGAGTTTATTAATAATGACAACGTATTTGAAAACGCAAAAGCACTTACTTCTACATTAGCTGCTGGTGATAAAACATTAATTAACGAAGTGCTGCCTCCAATGGGAAGCGAGCAGGAATTGTGGGCCTGTGGTGTAACTTACTATCGCAGTATGGTTGGCCGACAGGAAGAAAGCAAAGCAGCAGGTGGTGCCGATTTTTACAGTAAGGTATATGAAGCCGAACGACCTGAATGTTTTTTTAAAAGTTCATTTCACCGTGTAGTAGGTCATAAAGATTTTGTACGCATTCGCAAAGACAGTACATGGGATGTACCGGAACCTGAGTTAACATTAGTAGTTACATCATCCGGTAAGATCATTGGTTATACAGTGGGTAACGATATGAGCAGCCGTAGTATTGAAGGCGAAAATCCTTTGTACCTGCCACAGGCAAAAACATATGATGGCTGTGCAGCAGTTGGTCCATGTGTTTATATCACAAATGAACACCTCTCGCCCGAAACAACGATTCATCTTTCTATAAAAAGAAATGCTGCCGTAGTATTTGAAGGAACGATCGCTATCAGCCAAATGAAACGCACGCCACAGGAACTGGTTTCGTTTATTTATCGTGAAAGCAGTTTTCCCCATGGCTGTTTAATCATGACAGGTACAGGCATTGTACCGGGCAGTGATTTCACCTTGCAAAGCGCCGATGAAATAAAAATTTCCATTGAGGGTATTGGTGACTTAGTGAATACTGTTAAGTAA
- a CDS encoding SMP-30/gluconolactonase/LRE family protein — MKLYKSIFTIAVIVMLSCSNEEKQTMSEYKTTGTVERIDSALDSIIDPDAVAEIIAEGFKWSEGTLWIEKENMLLFSDVPNNIVYKWTEANGKEVYLTPSGYTDTVKRKGETGSNGLLLDANGNLVLCQHGNRQMARMDAPLNQPAAKFITLADKYQGKRLSSPNDAVYNKAGELFFTDPPYGLESQNDKDPKKEIPFNGVYKVKTNGEIILLVDSIPRPNGIAFLPGEKQIIIASSDWKNPNWLIYDVKGDTLTNGRLFYNNIAAAKGQPGSPDGLKVDSKGNVFATGPGGIWIFNKEGKVLGKLKLDQPTSNCALSPDEKTLYISNNMQVLRFKMRK; from the coding sequence ATGAAGCTATATAAATCAATATTCACTATTGCAGTAATTGTCATGCTTTCGTGCAGTAATGAAGAGAAACAAACTATGAGTGAATATAAGACAACGGGAACAGTTGAACGAATCGACTCTGCACTTGATTCAATTATTGATCCAGATGCAGTTGCTGAGATCATTGCCGAAGGTTTTAAATGGAGCGAAGGAACGTTATGGATCGAAAAAGAAAACATGTTGTTGTTCTCTGATGTGCCAAACAATATAGTTTACAAATGGACAGAAGCAAATGGAAAAGAAGTGTATCTCACTCCATCCGGTTATACCGACACTGTGAAGCGTAAGGGTGAAACCGGAAGTAACGGTTTGTTGTTAGACGCAAATGGGAATCTTGTTTTATGTCAGCATGGTAACAGACAAATGGCAAGAATGGATGCACCACTTAATCAACCCGCTGCGAAATTTATTACACTTGCAGACAAATATCAAGGCAAACGTTTGAGCAGTCCGAACGATGCAGTGTATAACAAAGCTGGTGAATTATTCTTTACTGATCCACCTTATGGATTGGAATCACAAAATGATAAAGATCCCAAAAAAGAAATTCCATTCAACGGTGTATATAAAGTAAAAACAAATGGTGAAATCATTTTATTAGTCGATAGTATTCCACGTCCTAATGGCATTGCTTTTCTTCCTGGTGAAAAGCAAATCATCATTGCCAGCTCCGATTGGAAAAATCCAAATTGGCTTATCTATGATGTGAAAGGCGATACATTAACCAATGGCCGGTTATTCTATAACAATATAGCAGCAGCCAAAGGACAGCCCGGTTCACCAGATGGATTGAAAGTAGATAGTAAAGGAAATGTATTTGCTACAGGTCCCGGTGGTATCTGGATATTCAACAAAGAAGGAAAAGTATTGGGCAAATTAAAACTCGATCAACCAACTTCAAACTGTGCATTAAGTCCCGATGAAAAAACATTGTACATCAGCAATAATATGCAGGTGTTGCGTTTTAAAATGAGAAAATAA
- a CDS encoding alpha/beta hydrolase: protein MKKFLVLIFLTTSIACAAQDSLYKLGPDSQRKDGVPKGSVTKHEWQSKLYNNFREYYIYVPAQYDASKPAALMVFQDGHSYVNDSGDFRVPIVYDNLIQQKKLPVTICLFVNPGHNTKDYPQNRYASRNRADEYDVLDDRYATMLMDELIPELKKKYNISNDPKMHGIGGLSSGAICAFTAAWEHPEYFSKVLSHIGSYTNIRGGNNYPSIIRKHKKKDIKIFMQDGTNDLDNEHGNWWLANLEMESALKFKGYEFKFEKGSGTHSGKHGGSILPASLIWLWSDVTNK, encoded by the coding sequence GTGAAGAAATTTTTAGTCCTCATTTTCTTAACTACATCCATTGCATGTGCAGCACAGGATTCACTTTATAAACTTGGGCCTGATTCACAACGAAAAGATGGCGTACCAAAAGGAAGCGTTACAAAACATGAATGGCAAAGCAAGCTTTATAATAATTTTCGTGAATATTACATTTATGTGCCTGCACAATACGATGCTTCGAAACCGGCAGCATTAATGGTTTTTCAGGACGGACATAGTTATGTAAATGATTCAGGTGATTTTCGTGTTCCGATTGTTTATGACAATTTAATTCAGCAAAAGAAATTGCCTGTTACGATTTGTTTGTTTGTAAACCCTGGGCATAATACAAAAGACTATCCGCAAAACAGGTATGCATCAAGAAACCGTGCAGATGAATATGATGTACTGGATGATCGTTATGCAACGATGCTGATGGATGAACTTATTCCTGAACTGAAAAAGAAATATAATATCAGCAACGATCCAAAGATGCATGGCATTGGTGGTTTATCAAGCGGCGCAATCTGTGCATTTACAGCTGCATGGGAACATCCGGAATACTTCAGCAAAGTATTGAGTCATATCGGGAGCTATACAAATATCCGTGGAGGAAATAATTATCCATCGATCATCCGTAAACATAAAAAGAAGGACATTAAGATCTTTATGCAGGATGGCACCAATGATCTCGATAATGAACATGGCAACTGGTGGCTGGCTAATCTGGAAATGGAATCGGCATTAAAGTTCAAAGGCTACGAATTTAAGTTTGAAAAAGGATCAGGCACACATAGCGGAAAACATGGCGGGAGTATATTGCCTGCATCATTGATCTGGCTATGGAGCGATGTCACAAATAAATAA